In Clostridia bacterium, one genomic interval encodes:
- the alr gene encoding alanine racemase, which translates to MEYQYLTSCWVEIDLGALRNNLKEICMNLKDNSCVIMAIVKANAYGHGACTVARTALKYGAFCVGVATPEEGIALREDGIEQPILVLGGILPQQAKLAAQYDLIQTIFTPEALRALDREGQRLGKKVKVHIKIDTGMGRIGVRNGDELNCLLQCIKSCSHIDVEGIYTHFSESDIEDRSYTIRQFQLFNAAVEQVRGAGITPRYLHAANSGAIIGYPEAHFNLVRAGIIMYGYYPSHQVEKRLDLKPVLSWKTKVVHLKTASVGESISYGRTYTTKKPTKIATVRVGYADGYNRLLSNKGYMLVNGAKAPVIGRVCMDQCMLDVTDIDDVQIGDTVTIIGSDGGLEVTADHLADLCDTISYEILTGISSRVPRMIKK; encoded by the coding sequence ATGGAATATCAGTATTTAACATCCTGTTGGGTGGAAATTGATCTTGGTGCATTAAGGAATAATCTAAAAGAGATATGTATGAATCTAAAAGATAATTCATGTGTAATAATGGCAATAGTAAAGGCGAATGCATATGGGCATGGAGCTTGTACAGTGGCTCGAACTGCATTAAAGTATGGGGCTTTCTGTGTTGGTGTAGCAACGCCTGAAGAAGGTATTGCCTTGAGAGAGGATGGTATAGAACAACCTATTTTAGTATTAGGAGGGATATTGCCCCAACAAGCTAAATTAGCAGCACAATACGATCTTATACAGACGATATTTACACCGGAAGCTTTAAGGGCATTGGATAGAGAAGGACAAAGGCTTGGGAAGAAAGTAAAAGTACACATAAAAATTGATACAGGTATGGGAAGAATAGGCGTAAGGAATGGCGATGAATTAAACTGTTTGCTCCAATGTATAAAGAGTTGTTCTCACATTGATGTAGAGGGTATTTATACTCATTTTTCTGAGTCAGATATAGAGGACAGAAGCTATACTATAAGGCAATTTCAGCTATTTAATGCTGCAGTTGAACAAGTGAGGGGTGCTGGAATAACACCGAGATACTTACATGCTGCAAATAGCGGGGCAATAATAGGTTATCCTGAAGCCCATTTTAATTTAGTAAGGGCCGGAATAATAATGTATGGCTATTACCCTTCTCATCAGGTAGAAAAAAGATTAGACTTAAAGCCTGTGCTTTCATGGAAAACTAAGGTGGTTCATTTAAAGACTGCATCTGTAGGAGAGAGTATAAGCTATGGGAGAACTTATACAACTAAAAAGCCTACAAAAATTGCTACCGTTAGAGTTGGGTATGCTGATGGGTACAATAGATTGCTATCAAATAAAGGCTATATGTTAGTCAATGGGGCTAAAGCCCCTGTTATAGGAAGAGTATGTATGGATCAATGCATGTTGGATGTCACTGATATAGATGACGTTCAAATAGGGGATACTGTAACTATTATAGGAAGTGATGGAGGGCTGGAAGTTACTGCTGATCATTTAGCTGATTTATGTGATACAATATCTTATGAAATATTGACAGGAATAAGCAGCAGAGTCCCTAGGATGATAAAAAAGTAG
- a CDS encoding 5-formyltetrahydrofolate cyclo-ligase: MIAKVKKNIRKEIKEIRNLMTYAMVKNSSDKIFQHLIENEIFRNSMTVFTYVSFKNEVKTDDLIRYCLKNHKKVIVPLCNNNAKTIKLSELKQFPEELEKGTMGILEPKAEYFRPVDLKEVDLALVPAIAYDYRGYRVGYGGGYYDRLMENKSPNLYTIGLCYQFQIIPNIPRGVHDFAVDCIITEEGMIKTAIG, translated from the coding sequence ATGATAGCAAAAGTTAAAAAAAATATCAGAAAAGAAATCAAGGAAATAAGGAATTTGATGACATATGCTATGGTGAAAAATAGCAGCGATAAAATTTTTCAACATTTAATTGAGAATGAAATTTTTAGAAATTCAATGACTGTATTTACTTATGTTAGTTTTAAAAACGAGGTAAAGACGGATGATTTAATAAGATATTGTTTGAAAAACCACAAGAAAGTGATTGTACCTTTATGTAATAACAATGCTAAAACCATCAAGCTTTCGGAGCTCAAGCAATTTCCGGAAGAGTTGGAAAAAGGTACAATGGGAATATTGGAACCCAAGGCAGAATATTTTAGGCCGGTTGATTTAAAAGAGGTAGATCTTGCATTGGTTCCTGCCATTGCATACGATTATAGAGGTTATAGAGTTGGATATGGTGGTGGTTACTATGATCGTCTGATGGAAAACAAGAGTCCTAATCTATACACCATAGGACTCTGCTACCAATTCCAGATTATCCCAAACATACCTCGAGGTGTGCATGATTTTGCGGTGGACTGTATTATAACCGAGGAAGGCATGATTAAAACAGCGATCGGTTAG
- a CDS encoding homocysteine S-methyltransferase family protein gives MLVNIWLIKLDERNIGYSSTILVLVYKGVRIIKEIRDLLKENKIIIYDGAMGTFLQQLGLKNNECPEIYNLNNKAVVQKVHTAYKNAGSDVVLTNTFGANRIKLKKYKLEDKVHEINTNAVKIAKEVMDGQGYVALSVGPTGEMYQPYGSLNFEEAYDIYAQQICAGAKAGAELIHIETMTDLIELKAAAYAALNNTQLPIVATMTFENNRRTLMGSDASTVANVIDGMGVDAVGVNCSAGPAELMPIAREMAAITDKPIIIQPNAGLPELKNGVVHYPLSPEDMYYFAKQMVKSGAQILGGCCGTGPEHIKNIKDAVINMKAIERKIDKRFISSGYNTLEFDDRLIDKYTVNKVNVSKDLSDNINRVQEVSMSEGDIVELDFQTIDASEMETAIESMNFIQSMIKKPLLFTNIMSKELLEGILKNYKGRAVIRSGSEYETKAFNAIINSFGAYVI, from the coding sequence TTGCTTGTAAATATTTGGCTAATAAAACTTGACGAACGGAATATAGGATACTCTAGTACAATTTTAGTATTGGTATATAAAGGGGTGAGGATAATAAAAGAAATTAGGGATCTATTAAAAGAAAATAAAATCATAATATATGATGGTGCTATGGGGACTTTTTTGCAGCAACTGGGTTTAAAGAATAATGAATGTCCTGAAATTTACAATTTAAACAACAAGGCTGTAGTTCAAAAAGTACACACTGCGTATAAAAATGCAGGCAGTGACGTGGTGTTGACCAATACATTTGGTGCAAACAGGATAAAACTCAAAAAATATAAATTAGAAGACAAAGTCCATGAGATAAATACTAATGCAGTAAAAATCGCTAAAGAGGTGATGGATGGGCAAGGATATGTTGCATTATCTGTAGGGCCTACAGGCGAGATGTATCAACCATATGGTAGTCTAAATTTTGAGGAAGCGTATGATATATATGCCCAACAAATATGTGCAGGTGCAAAAGCCGGTGCAGAGCTAATACATATTGAAACTATGACTGATTTGATAGAGCTTAAGGCAGCAGCATATGCCGCTTTAAATAATACACAGCTTCCAATCGTTGCAACGATGACTTTCGAGAATAACAGAAGGACTCTGATGGGAAGCGATGCAAGCACTGTTGCAAATGTTATAGACGGGATGGGAGTGGATGCTGTTGGAGTAAACTGTTCTGCAGGACCGGCTGAGCTCATGCCTATTGCCCGTGAAATGGCTGCTATAACTGATAAACCCATTATCATCCAGCCTAATGCCGGGCTACCTGAATTAAAGAATGGAGTTGTGCACTATCCTTTGAGTCCAGAAGATATGTATTATTTTGCAAAGCAGATGGTTAAGTCAGGAGCACAAATACTAGGAGGTTGTTGTGGTACAGGTCCTGAACACATAAAAAATATTAAGGATGCAGTTATTAACATGAAAGCAATAGAGAGAAAAATTGATAAACGATTTATTTCATCTGGATATAATACTTTAGAGTTTGATGATCGACTTATAGACAAATACACTGTAAATAAAGTAAATGTTTCTAAAGATTTGTCCGATAACATAAATAGAGTTCAAGAAGTTTCTATGTCAGAGGGAGACATAGTTGAATTAGATTTTCAAACTATCGATGCATCAGAAATGGAAACTGCTATTGAATCGATGAACTTTATACAAAGCATGATTAAAAAACCTTTATTGTTTACTAATATAATGAGTAAGGAACTGCTTGAAGGTATATTAAAAAACTATAAGGGGAGAGCGGTTATCCGTTCTGGCTCTGAATATGAAACTAAAGCATTCAATGCTATAATCAATAGCTTTGGAGCATATGTTATTTAA
- a CDS encoding sensor histidine kinase, with the protein MSFKTKTPNIKELDDIIKRTLDTIEKSKQQIIEIAEASREECYELKNELELLKYQTKQIISEVDRLDELEKQSRRKLMLVSKNFKEYSEKDIKNAYNNAQNLQIQLALKRDKEQHMIKKRNELEKRLIKSTKILKKSEDLVTHVGVAFNFLSGNLSNISDHLEDITQKQILAAQIILAQEEERRKVARDIHDGPAQLMSNIVLKAELCEKLSEKDITMLKGELNNLKDLVRGCLKEVRKIIYDLRPMSLDDLGLMPTLERYINDYQERTCIDTKFNVIGQEVKLKLVSEVAIFRIIQEALNNIYKHSGSDRANIKFEFNKNNLILMIRDYGKGFIPEDVPKKDDESGGFGLDSMRQRVELLEGKFSIKSEKGKGTMIFINIPINSCKEE; encoded by the coding sequence ATGTCTTTTAAAACAAAGACTCCTAACATAAAAGAGCTGGACGATATAATCAAAAGAACGCTGGATACAATTGAAAAGAGTAAACAGCAGATAATAGAGATCGCTGAGGCTTCAAGAGAAGAATGTTATGAACTTAAAAACGAGCTTGAACTGCTAAAATACCAGACTAAACAGATAATAAGTGAAGTAGATAGGCTGGATGAATTAGAAAAACAAAGTAGAAGAAAGTTGATGCTTGTAAGCAAAAACTTTAAAGAATACAGTGAAAAGGACATAAAAAATGCATATAATAATGCACAGAATCTACAGATTCAGCTCGCTTTGAAAAGGGATAAAGAGCAACATATGATCAAAAAAAGAAATGAGCTTGAAAAGCGATTGATAAAATCTACTAAAATACTTAAAAAATCTGAGGATCTAGTAACACACGTTGGTGTAGCATTTAATTTTTTATCAGGTAATTTATCCAATATAAGTGATCACTTAGAAGATATTACTCAAAAGCAAATATTAGCAGCCCAAATAATACTTGCTCAGGAAGAGGAGAGAAGGAAGGTTGCTAGAGACATACATGATGGACCTGCCCAGTTGATGTCAAATATAGTTTTAAAGGCGGAATTGTGTGAAAAGCTGTCTGAAAAAGATATAACAATGCTTAAAGGAGAGCTGAACAATCTTAAAGATCTGGTGCGTGGATGTTTAAAGGAAGTGAGAAAGATAATATATGACTTACGGCCTATGTCACTTGATGATTTAGGGTTGATGCCGACACTTGAAAGGTATATAAATGACTATCAAGAACGTACTTGTATAGATACTAAGTTCAACGTTATTGGCCAGGAAGTCAAATTAAAGCTGGTAAGCGAGGTGGCTATATTCAGGATCATCCAGGAGGCACTGAACAATATCTATAAGCACTCCGGGTCAGATAGGGCTAACATAAAATTTGAGTTTAACAAAAACAATTTGATATTAATGATTAGGGATTATGGAAAAGGCTTTATCCCGGAAGATGTACCCAAAAAGGATGACGAATCTGGCGGTTTTGGATTAGACAGCATGAGACAGAGAGTAGAGCTATTAGAAGGTAAATTTTCAATTAAGTCGGAGAAAGGAAAAGGCACAATGATTTTTATCAATATTCCAATAAACTCATGCAAGGAGGAGTAA
- a CDS encoding response regulator transcription factor: protein MNYIRVLIADDHSLMRKGLKQILELEKDIKVIGQAVDGKEAVDMCIKCQPDVVLMDINMPVLNGIQAVKKIRESGSESKIIMLTIHENREYLLKTIKVGAEGYILKDAEVDHLIEAIRNVYRGETYIQPNLTTYLIKEFSKSNRRTTEKDECNLTRREREVLELIAEGMNNREIADELFISEKTVKNHVSNIFRKIDVNDRTQAAIFAFKNNMVDNNIV, encoded by the coding sequence ATGAATTATATTAGAGTTCTTATTGCTGACGATCACTCTTTAATGAGAAAAGGATTAAAGCAGATACTAGAACTGGAAAAGGATATTAAAGTAATAGGACAGGCAGTAGATGGCAAAGAAGCGGTAGATATGTGTATAAAATGTCAGCCTGATGTTGTGCTCATGGATATCAATATGCCTGTGCTGAATGGCATTCAAGCGGTAAAAAAAATAAGGGAAAGCGGTAGTGAATCAAAAATAATAATGCTGACTATCCATGAAAACAGGGAATATCTATTGAAGACAATAAAAGTAGGGGCAGAAGGTTACATACTAAAAGATGCTGAAGTGGATCACCTTATCGAAGCTATAAGAAATGTGTATAGAGGCGAAACTTACATCCAACCCAATCTGACTACATATCTTATAAAAGAATTTAGCAAAAGCAACAGAAGAACAACAGAGAAAGATGAATGTAATCTCACTAGAAGAGAAAGAGAAGTTCTCGAATTGATTGCTGAAGGCATGAATAATAGAGAAATAGCCGATGAATTATTTATAAGCGAAAAGACCGTAAAAAACCATGTATCCAACATTTTCAGAAAAATAGATGTGAACGATAGGACACAGGCGGCTATATTTGCGTTCAAGAACAATATGGTTGACAATAATATTGTGTAA